In a genomic window of Streptomyces roseoviridis:
- a CDS encoding endo alpha-1,4 polygalactosaminidase, whose translation MRRLLPLLALLVLAGCTTPPDPDDRGPAPRWQPRPGLAWQWQLSGRLDPTVDVPVYDIDGFDHSAATVADLHRRGRKVVCYLSTGAWEEFRPDAGRFPKAVLGKGNGWPGERWLDIRRTDLLGPLMAARLDMCRAKGFDAVEPDNMDGYAHPTGFPLTAADQLRYNRLIAGLAHDRGLAVALKNDLDQIPELVDDFDFAVNEQCAQYDECALLVPFVRAGKAVFHVEYELDPEDFCPRSRQLGLSSMRKEYELGAWRRAC comes from the coding sequence GTGAGACGACTTCTGCCCCTCCTCGCGCTGCTGGTGCTCGCCGGCTGCACGACCCCGCCGGACCCGGACGACCGGGGCCCCGCACCCCGCTGGCAGCCGCGCCCCGGCCTGGCCTGGCAGTGGCAGCTCAGCGGCCGGCTCGACCCGACGGTGGACGTCCCCGTCTACGACATCGACGGCTTCGACCACTCCGCGGCCACCGTCGCCGACCTGCACCGCCGGGGCCGCAAGGTGGTCTGCTACCTGTCCACCGGCGCCTGGGAGGAGTTCCGCCCCGACGCCGGCCGCTTCCCGAAGGCCGTCCTCGGCAAGGGCAACGGCTGGCCGGGCGAACGCTGGCTCGACATCCGCCGCACCGACCTGCTCGGCCCGCTGATGGCCGCCCGTCTCGACATGTGCCGCGCCAAGGGCTTCGACGCGGTGGAACCCGACAACATGGACGGCTACGCCCACCCCACCGGCTTCCCCCTCACCGCCGCCGACCAGCTCCGCTACAACCGCCTGATCGCGGGTCTCGCCCACGACCGCGGCCTCGCCGTCGCCCTGAAGAACGACCTCGACCAGATTCCCGAGCTCGTCGACGACTTCGACTTCGCGGTCAACGAACAGTGCGCCCAGTACGACGAGTGCGCACTCCTCGTCCCCTTCGTCCGGGCGGGCAAGGCGGTCTTCCACGTCGAATACGAGCTGGACCCGGAGGACTTCTGTCCCCGGTCGCGGCAGCTGGGCCTGAGCTCGATGCGCAAGGAGTACGAGCTGGGGGCGTGGCGGAGGGCCTGCTAG
- a CDS encoding leucyl aminopeptidase gives MTALTLSTAGAATLRADAVVVGVAKSGKTLVVAPGAEAVDKAFDGGLAAVLETLGASGAEGEAIKLPSPAGLKAPVVLAVGLGSAPEDGEPYRTEALRRAAGTAARALTGAKKAAFALPIASPEEAGAIAEGALLGAYAYTAYQENGQGAKKPLAEVALLGAKPRDKAHKAAAERAVAVAEEMNRARDLINQPPNDLTPAAFAAAAQAAGKEHGLKVQVLDEKALTKGGYGGILGVGSGSANPPRLVRIAYTHPKAEKTLALVGKGITYDSGGISLKPAGHNETMKCDMSGAAAVFATVVAAARLGLAVNVTGWLALAENMPSGTAVRPGDVLRMYSGKTVEVLNTDAEGRLVLADALTKASEENPDAIVDVATLTGAMVLALGNRTFAVMANDDDYRTAIHEIAEEVGEQSWPMPLPADLRKGMDSPTADIANMGERMGGGLVAGLFLKEFVGEGITWAHLDIAGPAFHEGAPYGYTPKGGTGSSVRTLVRLAELTAEGEL, from the coding sequence GTGACTGCTCTCACTCTCAGCACCGCCGGAGCGGCGACGCTGCGCGCCGACGCCGTCGTGGTCGGCGTCGCGAAGTCCGGCAAGACGCTCGTCGTGGCCCCGGGCGCCGAGGCCGTCGACAAGGCCTTCGACGGCGGCCTCGCCGCCGTCCTGGAGACCCTGGGCGCCTCCGGTGCCGAGGGTGAGGCGATCAAGCTGCCCTCCCCCGCCGGGCTCAAGGCCCCCGTCGTCCTGGCCGTCGGCCTCGGCTCCGCCCCCGAGGACGGCGAGCCCTACCGGACGGAGGCCCTGCGGCGTGCCGCCGGTACCGCCGCCCGCGCGCTGACCGGCGCGAAGAAGGCGGCCTTCGCGCTGCCGATCGCCTCCCCGGAGGAGGCCGGCGCCATCGCCGAGGGCGCGCTGCTCGGCGCGTACGCCTACACCGCGTACCAGGAGAACGGCCAGGGCGCGAAGAAGCCGCTGGCCGAGGTCGCCCTGCTCGGCGCCAAGCCCCGCGACAAGGCCCACAAGGCCGCCGCGGAGCGCGCGGTCGCCGTGGCCGAGGAGATGAACCGGGCCCGCGACCTGATCAACCAGCCGCCGAACGACCTGACCCCGGCCGCCTTCGCCGCCGCCGCGCAGGCCGCCGGCAAGGAGCACGGCCTCAAGGTCCAGGTCCTCGACGAGAAGGCGCTCACCAAGGGCGGCTACGGCGGCATCCTCGGCGTCGGCTCCGGCTCGGCGAACCCGCCGCGGCTGGTCCGCATCGCCTACACCCACCCGAAGGCGGAGAAGACCCTCGCCCTGGTCGGCAAGGGCATCACCTACGACTCGGGCGGCATCTCCCTGAAGCCGGCCGGCCACAACGAGACGATGAAGTGCGACATGAGCGGTGCGGCCGCCGTGTTCGCCACCGTCGTGGCCGCCGCCCGCCTGGGCCTCGCCGTCAACGTCACCGGCTGGCTGGCGCTCGCCGAGAACATGCCGTCCGGCACCGCCGTCCGCCCGGGCGACGTGCTGCGCATGTACAGCGGCAAGACCGTCGAGGTCCTCAACACCGACGCCGAGGGCCGGCTCGTCCTCGCCGACGCGCTGACCAAGGCCTCCGAGGAGAACCCGGACGCGATCGTCGACGTGGCGACCCTGACCGGTGCCATGGTGCTGGCGCTCGGCAACCGCACCTTCGCCGTCATGGCCAACGACGACGACTACCGCACCGCGATCCACGAGATCGCCGAGGAGGTCGGCGAGCAGTCCTGGCCGATGCCGCTGCCGGCGGACCTGCGCAAGGGCATGGACTCCCCGACCGCGGACATCGCCAACATGGGCGAGCGGATGGGCGGCGGCCTGGTGGCCGGTCTGTTCCTGAAGGAGTTCGTGGGCGAGGGCATCACCTGGGCCCACCTGGACATCGCCGGCCCGGCCTTCCACGAGGGCGCCCCCTACGGCTACACCCCGAAGGGCGGCACGGGGTCCTCGGTCCGCACCCTGGTGCGGCTGGCGGAGCTCACCGCCGAGGGCGAGCTGTAA
- the lpdA gene encoding dihydrolipoyl dehydrogenase — translation MANDASTVFDLVILGGGSGGYAAALRGAQLGLDVALIEKNKLGGTCLHNGCIPTKALLHAGEIADQAREAEQFGVRASFEGIDIKAVHKYKDDVISGLYKGLQGLVASRKVTYIEGSGYLSSPTSVDVDGRRVEGRHVLLATGSVPKSLPGLEIDGNRIITSDHALTLDRVPESAIILGGGVIGVEFASAWKSFGTDVTVIEGMKHLVPVEDENSSKLLERAFRKRGIKFNLGTFFQSAEYTENGVKVTLADGKTFEAEVLLVAIGRGPVSAGLGYEEQGIAMDRGYVLVDEYMRTNVPTVSAVGDLVPTLQLAHVGFAEGILVAERLAGLKTVPIDYDGVPRVTYCHPEVASVGITEAKAKEIYGADKVVALKYNLAGNGKSKILKTAGEIKLVQVKDGAVVGVHMVGDRMGEQVGEAQLIYNWEALPAEVAQLIHAHPTQNEALGEAHLALAGKPLHSHD, via the coding sequence GTGGCGAACGACGCCAGCACCGTTTTCGACCTAGTGATTCTCGGCGGCGGTAGCGGCGGTTACGCCGCGGCGCTGCGCGGAGCGCAGCTGGGCCTGGACGTCGCACTGATCGAGAAGAACAAGCTCGGCGGCACCTGCCTGCACAACGGCTGCATCCCGACGAAGGCCCTGCTGCACGCCGGCGAGATCGCCGACCAGGCGCGCGAGGCGGAGCAGTTCGGTGTCCGTGCCTCCTTCGAGGGCATCGACATCAAGGCCGTGCACAAGTACAAGGACGACGTGATCTCGGGCCTCTACAAGGGCCTGCAGGGTCTGGTCGCCTCCCGCAAGGTGACGTACATCGAGGGCAGCGGCTACCTGTCCTCCCCGACCTCCGTCGACGTGGACGGCCGCCGTGTCGAGGGCCGTCACGTCCTCCTCGCCACCGGTTCCGTGCCGAAGTCCCTGCCCGGCCTGGAGATCGACGGCAACCGCATCATCACCTCGGACCACGCGCTGACCCTGGACCGGGTCCCGGAGTCCGCGATCATCCTCGGCGGCGGTGTCATCGGCGTCGAGTTCGCCTCGGCGTGGAAGTCCTTCGGCACCGACGTCACGGTCATCGAGGGCATGAAGCACCTCGTGCCGGTCGAGGACGAGAACAGCTCCAAGCTGCTGGAGCGCGCCTTCCGCAAGCGCGGCATCAAGTTCAACCTCGGCACCTTCTTCCAGTCGGCCGAGTACACCGAGAACGGTGTGAAGGTCACCCTGGCCGACGGCAAGACCTTCGAGGCCGAGGTGCTGCTCGTCGCCATCGGCCGCGGCCCGGTCTCGGCCGGTCTCGGCTACGAGGAGCAGGGCATCGCGATGGACCGCGGCTACGTCCTCGTGGACGAGTACATGCGGACCAACGTGCCCACCGTCTCCGCGGTCGGCGACCTGGTCCCGACGCTCCAGCTGGCGCACGTCGGCTTCGCCGAGGGCATCCTCGTGGCGGAGCGGCTGGCCGGTCTGAAGACCGTCCCGATCGACTACGACGGCGTGCCGCGGGTGACGTACTGCCACCCGGAGGTCGCCTCCGTCGGCATCACCGAGGCCAAGGCCAAGGAGATCTACGGCGCGGACAAGGTCGTCGCCCTGAAGTACAACCTCGCGGGCAACGGCAAGAGCAAGATCCTGAAGACCGCGGGCGAGATCAAGCTCGTCCAGGTCAAGGACGGTGCCGTGGTCGGCGTCCACATGGTCGGTGACCGCATGGGCGAGCAGGTCGGCGAGGCGCAGCTGATCTACAACTGGGAGGCGCTGCCGGCCGAGGTCGCGCAGCTCATCCACGCCCACCCGACGCAGAACGAGGCGCTCGGCGAGGCCCACCTGGCCCTGGCCGGCAAGCCCCTGCACTCGCACGACTGA
- the pelF gene encoding GT4 family glycosyltransferase PelF has protein sequence MPSSGRHVTMLTEGTYPHVHGGVSTWCDQLIRGMPEVDFQVLALTGSGREPVAWELPPNLSDHTSFPLWGTPERGRAPRGRDRRRFLDTYEHFLLSLLDPTAGCDFGEGLYALAALAREGRLTTALRSERSLRSLMWIWTMPHLPTAAARPTVHDALTATDLLEHALRPLAATIPEGRVAHAVSSGLATLPALAAQHFEGVPFLLTEHGIYLRERYLGYRTEPQRWPVKSFLLGFYRELTSLGYRKADLITPCNQYNRRWEERGGAPADRIRTVYNGVDPAAFPWAGPEPETPTLSWVGRVDPIKDVQTLLRAYAICRAELPELRLRLFGPVPAGNEDYRIRLEKLAAELGVTDGVTFEGRASDVAGAYAAGNVVVLSSISEGFPFSLIEAMSCGRATVSTDVGGVREAVGDTGLVVPPREPAVMAAALSDLLRDATRRADLARRARQRVVDRFTLHRSVDGFRRIYLELAGRPVTERPEPDDWTVRLTDPWRTALMEGAWA, from the coding sequence ATGCCGAGCAGTGGCCGCCACGTCACCATGCTCACCGAAGGCACCTATCCACACGTCCACGGCGGCGTCAGCACCTGGTGCGACCAGCTGATCCGGGGCATGCCCGAGGTCGACTTCCAGGTCCTCGCCCTCACCGGCAGCGGCCGCGAACCCGTCGCCTGGGAACTGCCGCCGAACCTCTCCGACCACACCTCGTTCCCGCTCTGGGGCACCCCGGAGCGGGGCCGGGCCCCGCGCGGCCGCGACCGGCGCCGCTTCCTCGACACCTACGAGCACTTCCTGCTCTCCCTCCTCGACCCCACCGCGGGCTGCGACTTCGGCGAAGGGCTCTACGCCCTCGCCGCGCTCGCCCGCGAAGGACGGCTCACCACCGCCCTGCGCTCCGAGCGGTCCCTGCGCTCACTGATGTGGATCTGGACCATGCCGCATCTGCCGACGGCCGCGGCCCGGCCCACCGTCCACGACGCCCTCACCGCCACCGACCTGCTGGAACACGCCCTGCGCCCGCTCGCCGCCACGATCCCCGAAGGCCGCGTCGCCCACGCCGTCTCCAGCGGACTCGCCACGCTCCCGGCGCTCGCCGCCCAGCACTTCGAAGGGGTGCCCTTCCTGCTCACCGAACACGGCATCTACCTGCGCGAGCGCTACCTCGGCTATCGCACCGAGCCGCAGCGCTGGCCCGTCAAATCGTTCCTGCTCGGCTTCTACCGGGAGCTCACCTCCCTCGGCTACCGCAAGGCCGACCTCATCACCCCGTGCAACCAGTACAACCGGCGCTGGGAGGAACGCGGCGGTGCCCCCGCCGACCGTATCCGCACCGTCTACAACGGCGTCGACCCCGCAGCCTTCCCCTGGGCCGGACCCGAACCGGAGACCCCCACGCTCAGCTGGGTGGGCCGCGTCGACCCCATCAAGGACGTCCAGACCCTCCTGCGGGCGTACGCGATCTGCCGGGCCGAACTGCCCGAGCTGAGGCTGCGGTTGTTCGGCCCGGTCCCGGCCGGCAACGAGGACTACCGCATCCGCCTGGAGAAGCTGGCCGCCGAACTCGGCGTCACCGACGGCGTCACCTTCGAGGGACGCGCCTCGGACGTCGCCGGGGCCTACGCGGCCGGAAACGTCGTCGTGCTCTCCTCCATCAGCGAGGGCTTCCCCTTCTCCCTGATCGAGGCCATGTCCTGCGGCCGGGCCACCGTCTCCACCGACGTCGGCGGCGTGCGCGAGGCCGTCGGCGACACCGGCCTCGTCGTCCCGCCCCGCGAACCGGCCGTGATGGCCGCCGCCCTCAGCGACCTGCTGCGCGACGCCACCCGCCGCGCCGACCTCGCCCGCAGGGCCCGCCAGCGGGTCGTCGACCGCTTCACCCTGCACCGCTCGGTCGACGGCTTCCGCCGCATCTACCTGGAACTCGCCGGCCGCCCCGTCACCGAGCGCCCCGAACCCGACGACTGGACGGTCCGCCTCACCGACCCCTGGCGTACGGCCCTGATGGAAGGCGCCTGGGCATGA
- the cobS gene encoding adenosylcobinamide-GDP ribazoletransferase, translated as MDGLRFAFGTLTVLPARITRWDRDAARAGMLCAPLAGLVVGLAAAAVGGGFLLLGAGPLLAAVLTAAVPALMTRGLHLDGLADTADGLGSGKPAEDALRIMKQSDIGPFGVIAVLFALLAQVAALYELYGRSWAHGAAAAALAATLARLALTHASRHGVPAARPEGLGAVVAATVPLRAAALTTGLVLLLCAATGALFSWYDALRTLLAALAALCVSELLLRRCVRRFGGVTGDVFGAVEETALTVGLVALTLG; from the coding sequence ATGGACGGCCTGCGTTTCGCCTTCGGCACCCTCACCGTGCTCCCCGCCCGCATCACCCGCTGGGACCGCGACGCGGCACGCGCCGGGATGCTCTGCGCCCCGCTCGCAGGCCTGGTCGTCGGCCTGGCCGCGGCGGCCGTCGGCGGCGGGTTCCTGCTCCTCGGCGCGGGCCCGCTGCTCGCCGCCGTCCTCACCGCCGCCGTCCCCGCCCTGATGACCCGCGGCCTGCACCTCGACGGCCTCGCCGACACCGCCGACGGCCTCGGCAGCGGCAAGCCGGCCGAGGACGCCCTGCGCATCATGAAGCAGTCCGACATCGGCCCCTTCGGCGTGATCGCGGTGCTCTTCGCCCTGCTCGCGCAGGTGGCCGCGCTGTACGAGCTGTACGGGCGGAGCTGGGCGCACGGCGCGGCCGCCGCCGCCCTCGCCGCGACCCTCGCCCGCCTCGCCCTCACCCACGCCTCCCGCCACGGCGTCCCGGCCGCCCGCCCCGAGGGCCTCGGCGCGGTCGTCGCCGCCACCGTCCCGCTCCGCGCCGCCGCCCTCACGACCGGCCTGGTCCTCCTGCTGTGCGCGGCGACCGGCGCGCTCTTCTCCTGGTACGACGCCCTGCGCACCCTGCTCGCCGCGCTCGCCGCGCTCTGCGTGTCGGAACTCCTGCTGCGGCGGTGCGTGCGGCGCTTCGGCGGGGTGACGGGGGACGTCTTCGGGGCGGTGGAGGAGACGGCGCTGACGGTGGGGCTGGTGGCGCTGACGCTGGGGTGA
- a CDS encoding spherulation-specific family 4 protein — MTASTTPGTSSSPSLLVPFYEHPADRPEEWAAVVAAAPALYGVVLNPASGAGPAPDPAFAEVAARLRDAGVRVLGYADTDYGRRPHPDVVADLVRHRDWYGADGAFLDQVPTEPSALPHYRRLTVAARAAGARTLVLNHGAHPAFGYEALADLLVTFEGPWDAYRGLELPVADHYCHLVYAAPADARPVTPVGCAVPGTGAHPWGTLPHTLEPAR; from the coding sequence GTGACTGCCTCCACGACTCCCGGGACCTCCTCGTCCCCCTCCCTCCTGGTGCCGTTCTACGAGCACCCCGCCGACCGCCCCGAGGAGTGGGCGGCCGTCGTCGCGGCGGCCCCCGCCCTGTACGGCGTGGTCCTCAACCCGGCGAGCGGCGCGGGCCCGGCGCCCGACCCCGCGTTCGCCGAGGTCGCCGCCCGGCTGCGGGACGCCGGGGTGCGCGTCCTCGGCTACGCGGACACCGACTACGGCCGGCGCCCGCACCCCGACGTCGTCGCCGACCTGGTCCGGCACCGCGACTGGTACGGGGCCGACGGCGCGTTCCTCGACCAGGTGCCGACCGAGCCGTCCGCGCTGCCGCACTACCGGCGGCTCACGGTCGCGGCCCGGGCCGCCGGGGCACGCACCCTCGTGCTGAACCACGGCGCCCACCCGGCCTTCGGCTACGAGGCCCTCGCCGACCTGCTCGTCACCTTCGAGGGCCCCTGGGACGCGTACCGCGGCCTGGAGCTGCCGGTCGCCGACCACTACTGTCACCTGGTGTACGCGGCCCCGGCCGACGCCCGGCCCGTCACCCCGGTCGGCTGCGCGGTCCCCGGCACGGGGGCCCACCCCTGGGGCACGCTGCCCCACACCCTGGAGCCCGCCCGGTGA